Genomic segment of Mercurialis annua linkage group LG6, ddMerAnnu1.2, whole genome shotgun sequence:
CATCTTTGAACTAAATGTTAAGGGCATATATAATGTTTTctcattaaaataaactaaggTAGTCGTGATAGTAAAATTCGATGGAAATATTCTATAATCTAAATAGTTTTATCCGACTCAAATCCATATTAATCATCACCAACACGGTGCTTGGATATTGGATGattagataaaaaattaaaaaaattatagtaatcTAATTTAAATTGACTAAACATATTCAAACACACAACccaaaaatttatcaattatccAACTTAGCACCTCAACTTACGAAAACAACAAAGTAAAGCAAATATTACAATATGTAATACAAGCTGGAGAATAAGACATTCTATTTTATTTGAGCGTAGATTTTATAGTTTCAAAGCGGATTTTCATATGAGCAATATGCTTGTCTTTCGGCGGTAGACATTCTTTGATCACATCGATTTGACGAAGCTTTTCGAGCCATTTGTTCAAAACGGGAAATTTTTCTCCTGGAGTAAACTCTATTTGCAGAATTTCATGAAACATCAACTGATACGTATGTGCAATAACAATTGCCACAATGTCCAAATATCCAATTTTGTCACCTCCAAAGAATTCTTTTCCTTTTAGCTCGTTTTCTAGCAACTTCAAACTCTCGTATAATTCTTGAATtggttcttctttttcttctcccTTACAAATAGCCACTCCAACCTTGTAAATTGTTTGAGCTAGCTGCATTTATTTTGTCAGCACCAAACTCTTAATACAAAAGCCAATGAGGAAAAGAGAGGGATTAAAAGTCCAACCCATACCAAATGTGTACTCCATGTTTTAATTTAGTACTAGAAttttaatatgtattaaaaTACTAcccaatatttcatttttatttcaagAGATATCATCTCGTATTTTTTCCATCTAATACAGCGACCCACGTACTCCCTATGTCAGTCGCCAACTCTTTATGtaacaatatattttttcaaaaaaatattgtcACTAATTATGTCACATGAACTTATTTTGACATTTAAAGtatattgtaatatttttaaaataaataatcaagtAAAGGTTTAAAGACTATTTACATCCAAACTTTTGCATTGATTACAAcctattattttagtttttggaaatttttaaCTATGTTTTAGATCTATAGCAATTGTGTTATAATTTAGAATGATGAGTAACATATTTTtgaatattcataaaaaaacatatttttaaatttttattatatgttttGTGTTAGACGTGTCTTTAGATTTACCTATAAAAAATCTATGTGTATTTCCACAAAATTATTTCCTatataaatagaaatttaaatataattataataaaattgggataaatttataaaattatataaaaaattgtaatttttaacgagctaaaaaatttaaatttgaatagtctttagacttaaaataaaaataattggttTAATACTACTTGGATATGTAAACTAAAGTTATATATTAAGAAGTTGAAacacaatataaaaatttagtatCTCTCATGTTTTAAATCcgcaaagagaaaaaaaaaagtaattttaccTTTTCGTCGATGAATTTAGCCCAAAAACGAGCTATGGCTCTATCGTAAGGGTGGTTAGGTAAGACGGGATGATCCGGCCAGGTTTCGTCGATGTATTCAAGAATAACCAGTGATTCTGCAATGGGTTTACCATTGTGAGCAAGAACAGGAATTTTTTTATGAACCGGGTTATATTTGAGTAATAAATCACTCTTGTTGGAGAGATCTTCTTGTATAAATTGATAATCTATACCTTTTAATTTCAGAGCTATTTCTACTCTGCAACTAAATTGGCTAGCCCAACTCCCTATTAGCTTCACTTCTTTTTCCATTTCTTGCTTctaattttcctatattactCTATGAATATTGCAgatatattgtttttatatagGCAAATCCAgagaattaaatattatataattaattaatttcaaatgcTTACGTTTTGAATTTGACTCTAGTTTCTGGACTTATCTGATGATTTTAGAATTATACATTAGCTTTATGGACTTTTTTTTAGGTAAGCTTCAGAACTGGATTTCTCAGTATAATACAAAATTTAAGCTTAAAGatactatgttttttttttgattttttttaatgactGAATTTTtgcaattgttaattttaatttattttttaattttaattaaaatcatttattcaaattagAGTAGAAATCGTGCATACCTTCATATTACTTCATATTATTCTAATTATCTTTTAACCATCAAAACTTTCAAGCATAAAtgacatatttaaatattttttcattcgaatttaaataaatgattataattaaaaataaaaaatgaaaaatatttaaatttggcgattttgaaaattaatagcataaatgaataaaaattaaaaagataaaatattttttaataattaagcctaaaaatatGCAGGAGGaagccaaaatattttaaaataatatattacaattaaatatgtaaaaGATAATTATAAATGTAGCAAAAGAGTttgaataacaaaataaatacgGGTAATTATCCATCTTTCCTTTAAGGTGGCTGCAAACTCTTGAATTTAAATACCAGAGCCACTGTTGAATATTGCATGTGAAggctattatttttatttcagtaTCGATTTAAGTGCTTCTTATCTAGCTCGTAAAGCAGTCTTTAATTGTAATATTCTACACTGACATTTCAATTGATCATCTAAAAGTATCTCATCTTTATGAGATTTTTCatagtatataattttaattttaatttttttaattttaatctatattttaattttcagatttaattatagttatttatttagattggaatgaaaaatatttaattatactctttatattgtttcatatttgaaacctttttatgataaaaatataaatttagaataacataaaatagatttatatgcaccaaaaatcaccaactttcgcatgtttttagtatttaatatataatatttttaaattttggcatatttaatttttacataataaattaaatcctAACTTTTTTGTTGGCTAATAATCCGCCATGGCCCCTGATTTTAGGGGTATCTTACGTTAAATCTCCTGATCTAAAAAAACCTGCtgtaaaccccctaaactttacctaatgatcagctaaaccccttttatcctaaaaccgccccaaaaaaccgccccaagccctttattttctcaaaaatacctaaaatacccctaagtcaataacaaaaaccaaaccaacctaatctaaccaaatctaaagtCATTCATCTAATCAAATCAGACATAAACCATCCAAATCATACTTAAATCACCAATCAACTCAATTAACTCAAACCATCCAACCGAAAACTTCCACCCGTCGCCGCCGGTTTTTTCCGGCCACCACCGTCCATTGccgcaaaaaaaattatccaaataataactcattatattttaaaaaataaataaataattatttaggtttgattagatttgtttggtttgatttgattggatcgGTTTTAAGTGTGGTTAGATTGAAGTTGTCTggtttgtttgtatttatttacaaatttgaagggtattttggtcaatttatgcgaaaaggggtttagctgattattaggtaaagtttagggggtttacggcAGGTTTTTTTAGATCATGGGATTTAACGTAAGGTACCTCTAAAGTCAGAGGCCATGGCGGATTATTAgccttttttgtttaattttttggtaccgacaaaaataaaaataaggctTTTATAAGAAGACAATGGAGCATTTAAGCCGCAAAATGCATCTCAGAAcattgtaaataaatttttttttttttttttgtcaaagattgAACTTCATTAAATGAAGAaagatatatatacaaataggAAATAACTCCTCAACACTAATGAGTAAGCTATTCCAAAATAAAATGATGAGAACTGCAAAGCAGTCATACACAAGGGCTTTTTAGCCACCGAATGGGTCAcccaattaaaatctaaatttcGAAAATCGAAACTAGATCAAATATATCAACTAAAACTACTtcagatgtttgaaatcaacaACTCCTCCATTGCTGTTGTAGTCCTAGTGCATCCACCGCCAAGGAACCATCGTGCCTTTACCACAATTGAAAAAGTCAAATCgaagcaaaaaataataaaacaaataatttgcCATTAAAATAGGTCTATAGTTactttgtgtttttttaataaatattattttatccaCTTATCACAATTAGATGAATAGTAATGACATTCATCTAATAGTGAAGTagataatataaataaacacaaagtaactatagaaacggccataaaaattatattttgtatattatcGCCATACTAGATAAACTGAATATGAAAACATTACTAAACGATCAAATAtctcaatatttatttaaaatatatatcaaaagttgatgaaaatattaattagttttagaaAAAGgactaataaaaaattgaaataatgtaCTTGAATAATATAGTTGATGAAAAGCACGCtatgacaaatttattttttaaaaagaagagataaatatatattttaattaagttaatttgtATTAAATGAAATTGCCgagtgaaaattttaaatttggctTTAAGAACCACATCTAACCCAAAAGTTATAACCTTCAAAATAGATATGTTATTAAACTTATTTTGTTTAATGTTTGCTATCTAAAAGATTCAAAAGGACAAAGTTAATAAATGTATAATATGcacaaaagttttttttaaaaaaaaattcaataaccaTGAAACCAATACTACacaaatattaattatcaacttataattgaaattgaatagaaaaaaaatagaaaaatacttATCTGTGTAAATGAGAGAGGTGACCGTTTTGATGTCCCACGGTCTTGAATAACTTCATATTCCATCCAAGTTTAAAATATTGCCAAATATATAAACTTCACTCTTTAAAAGCATCTATTGTGTACTCTTTATAAATactctttattaaaaaaataaaatataaattaaaatttcaatgaattttttattttagttctcCAAGTTTAAAcggttaaaataaatttctatttctttttaaaaaaaattacaaaatattatttttgtcatttcttttttaattatttattttaaattataaaaactacaatcatttaaatttgagaagtattaaacattttttattttttatttattttaaaatactctttaaaataaagaagaCCATTTAAGATGCTTTAAAGAGAAAGTGCCAAGAAATGATATATGATCACGCCAAATTTATCTTTATACAAAATTTATCACAACCACGCCAAATTtatctttatataaaatttgataatctaAGTTAAAACAACTTaagtttaattattgttttaaaaataacggAAAAATAATTTAGGATTGAAAAGAAATAGTGATAATAGTTATAATAGCAAGCatgataatagtaataatttcaattttttcataaaatagtGATAATAACAAGCATAATAACCACATAATTGTTTCAAGAAAAAGCAAAAATAATCATTCTTCACTAACATACTGTTATAGATTTATTAAaggaaatttaaactaaaaaaattagattttgaagaattcatatttagaaatttaaagatcaaagaaaaagaaacggTCTTGTAATCAAAATAAGACCCACTTATAGAATTAATCCAAAAAAAGCAAGTAATCAggagattaaaaattaaatgcaagtttaattataagttagtaacattttttaaaaaggaaGGATTGAATCTTTGATAGGTAAGAGAGGAAAAAGTAAAGAAGGAATGTTTTTTATAAAGATGAAACTTAATGAAACTTggataaatccaaaaatttagtTATATGAAATGTTtccaaagtttaaaatttagtgTTAAAAGAAAACGGTTACAGTAATGAaacaagaaaaattaaaaagtaaaaaactgaataattagttaaatttaaaagtcaaattttAGAACCAAacttgataaaaaataaagaacaagCTGAGTAAAGATCATAACAAAAACTtgaataaaaaaacaagaaatctGGCTAAATTTAAGGAAATACTGTGTATTCTATACTTTTTATATGTTGTtcacatatatttaaaataaatattaattgggacatttatagtgatttataATCACCCATAAAGGGGAAGTGAGAATGAAAGATGTCTACAGAATAATGTCATTAAGTACATTTTATGATTCTAAAACAAACTGAgaactgaaaaaataaaatcaatgcaTTAATACAAAAAATAGCATTTTGTAGGTTAAGCTAATAAACATAAACAATACTAAACTGGCTTGGAGGACTCACttgtaattttcaaattttcaaaattttaacttaaaagtctgcaaatagataaataaatgtACGGCGAAAACTGCTCAATAATGGCAAAATAAAGCAATTTATCTAGAACTAGTAAAAACTTACGAAGATTTATCAGAGCATTAATGTATAAATTCTCAAATTTCACCACACAACTTTGAACGGCAGCATTTATAAATTTTCCAGCCCATGGTTTTTGCTATATgtaaacactacaaaatgcatCAGAACTTCCGATTTCTGTCATCTCATGGCTTCTCTAATACTTCTATTGTCTGTTCTTCTTCGTCCTAATAAACAGAATCTTTCTTTGGCGACGGCATTAATTCCGTCTCCGACTTATTTCGCTTCTTCTCGTTCCAATGCCATCAAAAAGATGCCGTCACCAAATGTCACCAAGAAATATGTGCTGGATGAAGATATTGACGAGCCTAAGTTCTGTATcgaattatcataatcttactATATGTgtagaaattaattattttttttatgtgtaaaGCTTGAGGATCCATTTAATAAAatgtaactttttatttttatgttttattaatcAAGAAAAAATTAGGTTGATGTTGAATTCAAGTTCAGTCAGGACATTTGCAACTTCCATTCTTTTCATgtagttttgttttattttagtttttatgaaATGGGTGTGAGTTAAAATGATCTATTAAACCTATTAAatgattatatattatatattctatattatatataattatatacaaatacaaattaatttgatacagaaaaatataaaaatattaaattaactttgataaaaaaaatttggacTTAATCATTAgaaatacttcatttttgactTTGTTCGTTTATGATCCAAATActaaaaaagtttcaaaattttcaatttcaattgtagTCATTTGTTGGGAAAAGATTTAAATATATTCTTCATATTACCTGatgttttggattttttatgGTGAAATTATAAATGGgaacaatataaaacaatagCATAAACGAACAAAGAACATCTTCCACCACCAGACAAGTCATATATCACTCAAAGAAGGAAATTTGTACCTAGCATTAGTCCAGTAACAGTCAATCGACCAGTTGATCCTCCTATTGATTTACAATCAATAGCATACACAGAAGAAGCAAAAAAGACATTTGAAGTTGGAGTAAAATTGGGCCTATTTGCTGAGGAACTAGAGAAGGAAATTGTAGAGCTTCTCACTCAGAAAATCATCAAGGAGCATCAGACTTGTCAGTAAGTCTCTGCTAATCAAggttatttttaacttttttatgtcTGATACATTTAATTTCATTACTTGGAACTGCCGAGGCGGGATCACTCATTTTCGCAAGCAGAGATCGATTAAATCGTTTGTTTCAACTCTCAATTTATCTCTTGTGGGTCTTgttgaaacaaaaaaagagtTTGTGGACGATTATATGATTCGTAGATTGTGGCCAGATATCGATTTTGATTATTGCTTTTCTAATTCTATTGGTGCCTCCGGAGGTCTTTTATGTATTTGGAAAAAGAGTATGATTTCTCCTTCTAGAGTTCAAAAATCGAGGAGTTGGATCTCTTTAGACTTTGACTGGTTTTCTAAACCTATCAGATTTGTTCTTATATATGCTCCTAATCGTCATGAAGACAGAGTGATAGTCTGGGCTGAAATTGTTCCAGAATTAATTTGCGATAGACTTTGTTTTATTTCGGGTGATTTCAACGACGTCTTGGATCCTTCAGAAAGGGTTAACTGCTCTAGCTTTTCtacttccatgattgatttttctgcttttattaataatgCTAATCTGGTGGAGGTTCCGTTACATGGTCGTTTCTTTACATGGCAAAATCAGTCTTCCAAATCAAAAATTGATAGATGCTTCGTCTCTACATCAGTACTTACTAAATGGCCAAATCTTCACCTAAAATCCTTAGCTCGCTCATATTCCGACCATGTTCCACTTCACTTTTCTACAGCAGCTCATTTAAACTGGGGTCCCAAACCTTTCCGGTCTATAAACGCATGGTGGAAGCATCCAAGCTTTAAGGACTTCATAGATACTTCTTGGAACTCGGTTTGTTGCCATTCATCTCTTCTTATCAAGCTACGTGAACTAAGAAAACTGATTAGCTCATGGAACAAATCAGTTTATGGGAATCTGAATACTAAGGCTGCTTCGATTCAAAATTCAATTACTGTTTTAGAAGCGATAACTGATACACGGTTGCTATCTGAAACGGAAATGCACTCCCTCTCTTCTCTCCGGGCTGATCTTCTTGGGATTACGCAGGATATAGAATCTCTTTGGTTGCAGAAATCTCGTATGAATTGGGGTCTACTGGGCGACAAAAACACTTCTTTCTTTCACACGGCTGCGACTCTGCATGCTAAGAATAATCATATTTCTGAAATTACTGTAGAGAATGTTCTTTATAATACTCCAGCTGATATCAGAGAGCATGCTAGCTATTTTTACCATTCTCTCTACAAAAGTGAATCTCCTATTTCCTTTAGTCTGAATTCCCTTCACTTCAAGTCTCTGTTACCAGTTCAAGCAGCTGAATTAAGCGGGGTTTTTGGCATGAACGAAATCCATTTGGCTTTGATGGATTGTGATGACAATAAAGCACCGGGACCAGACGGGTTTaacatgtttttttataaacatgCCTGGCAGTTTTTAAAGGAAGATTTTTTGCAGCTGTTCTGCGAGTTTCATAGCTCCGGAAATTTTCCACCCGGTCTTAACACGGCATTCTTGATTCTAATACCGAAAACCAAAGGGGCAAGCAACATAAAGGATTTTCGGCCTATCAGTCTCATTAATGGAGTTCTCAAGATTTTAGCTAAGACTCTTGCCAATCGCCTAACACCTATTCTTCCTTCGATCATATCTGAGAACCAATTCGGCTTCATAAAAGGCCGAAACATTCATGATTGCCATTCTATTGCGACTGAAATCATTCACCTCTGCTCTCGTCGTAAGAAAGAAACTTTGATGTTGAAGTTAGATTTCCAAAAGGCTTTTGACAGAGTCTCCTGGCCTTATATTTTGAAAGTtcttgaaatgatgaattttgaCACCAAGTGGATTCAATGGGTTTCTTCAATTTTAAACTCCTCTCAGCTATCGGTTCTAATTAACGGCTGTCCTACAGATAATTTCTTCATGGAAAGGGGTGTAAGACAAGGCGACCCTATATCGCCTTTGCTTTTTGTTATCGCAACAGAGGGTTTTAAATGTCTTATTGACAAGGCTAAAGACCTAGGTTTGATTGAAGGTATTAATATTGGAGGTTACCATGAGTATGTTTCTTTACTTCAGTTCGCTGACGACACTTTGTTATTCTTGCCTAACGACTTGGATATGGTGATAAACTTACATAGAATCCTTCGTTGCTTTGAGCTGATATCTGGACTGAGTATCAATTACCATAAAAGCTCTCTAATTGGTCTTAATGTACAGAATGAAGACCTTCAAGCTGCTGCCTCTATTTTGCATTGCAAAATTGAGACCCTTCCTATCAATTATCTCGGTATGCCACTTGCCAAGAGGTCTCTCTCACGTAACCATTTCTCATCTTTGATTCAGAATTTTTCGAATCATCTTGCTCATTGGAAGGGAAATCTTTTGTCCCCCGCAGGTAGATTGGTCCTTATTAAATCCGTTCTCTGTAGCTTGCCTGTATATTCTATGTGCAGCTTTGTTGTCCCGGTTAGTGTTATTGAAGCAATGGAAACTCACATGAGGCAATTTCTTTGGAAGGGCAGCTCGGGCTCCAGAGGTATTTGCAAGGTGGCTTGGAATACAGTATGTCTTCCTACCAGTTTAGGTGGTCTCAATATACCCTCTTTACGTTTAAGAAATCGTAGTCTTCTTTACAAATGGATTTGGAGATTGATGACTTGTGATAGGAATTCTCTATGGTTTTCGGTTATTAGTGTGAGCTCCGGCCTTCTCTCTTGGCATGATTTACTTAAACCAAATAACcgaaatttatcttttttatggCGTGGAATACGTGCGAGTTGTGTGAACGATGTTGCTAGCTGGAACCTTTTCATGTCCAATATTAAGTTTTCAGTTGGAAATGGTAACTCAATCAGGTTTTGGAGAGATATTTGGATTCAAAATCATACACGGCCACTATCAATCTCTCATGAAGCTCTTTTTAAATTGGCCTTAAATCAAGAGGGAATAATTTCTGAATTTGCAGCTGCGCCGTCGGTCAGTATCGATAGATTTAATTGGCGACGAAGGCTACGCGTTGGTGAAGCAATAATCATGGCAGACTTACTTGAGCAGATGAAGAGCTGCACATTACAAGCGGACCTTGAAGATACAGTTTTCTGGGTTAAATCTGGACATAAATACACAGCAGCAGACTTTGTTCGGCTTTCAACTTCAGTCCATCATGAGAATCAGTTTCTCATCATTCTCTGGAAACAACGCTTACCACCTCGaattctttttttcatttggttGGTATACAGAGACCGTATTGCTTCAAACCAATTCTTGAGGATAAGGGGTCTTCTTCAAAATGAAACAGCAGGTTGCTCTTTTTGTTCAGAAATTGAATCTTCCATGCACATTGTCCTTCATTGTGTAACAGCTCGGGTGTTTTGGGTTACTCTACTTCGGAAATTAAATGTTTGTGGTTGGGTCTTTCCGGATGTTATTGATAATTTCTACTATCAATGGATGTCTCTAGCTTCTTCACGAT
This window contains:
- the LOC126686927 gene encoding probable glutathione S-transferase, with protein sequence MEKEVKLIGSWASQFSCRVEIALKLKGIDYQFIQEDLSNKSDLLLKYNPVHKKIPVLAHNGKPIAESLVILEYIDETWPDHPVLPNHPYDRAIARFWAKFIDEKLAQTIYKVGVAICKGEEKEEPIQELYESLKLLENELKGKEFFGGDKIGYLDIVAIVIAHTYQLMFHEILQIEFTPGEKFPVLNKWLEKLRQIDVIKECLPPKDKHIAHMKIRFETIKSTLK